Proteins from a genomic interval of Treponema brennaborense DSM 12168:
- a CDS encoding sugar ABC transporter ATP-binding protein produces the protein MSPVIVEMNRISKTFPGVRALDEVDFELRSGEVMALLGENGAGKSTLMKILSGVYARDSGTVRIFGENLEHITPVVARRHGVAIIHQELQMCQHLSVAENMFLGREYCRKGGLLDEAAMRAEAARVLKSLCIDIDPDTKVGDLAVSKQQMVEIAKALSARARILIMDEPTSALTSKEIDELFSIIRTLKENGVGIVYISHRLEELQHIVDRVTVMRDGKYIMSGNWQDTTLDRIITDMVGREIKEKFPRISCTPGKTILSVTNLSAGSLVSGVNLSVREGEILGIAGLMGAGRTELTRAIFGVDGKTSGEIVLDGKPVTIRTPADAIRCGIVLAPEDRKKDGLCTKLAVRENISLPNLDLLCNPFGIVNRKKERELTERAVLNFKIKLPHAEVAAASLSGGNQQKVVVAKWLSRKSRVVFFDEPTRGIDVAAKVEIYQLMNRLKAQGIGVVFVSSELPEILGMADRIAVMCGGKISGELSGSEATQKNIMVLATKFEKKAG, from the coding sequence ATGTCGCCAGTCATTGTGGAAATGAATCGTATCTCCAAAACGTTTCCCGGCGTACGCGCTTTGGACGAAGTGGATTTTGAACTGCGATCGGGAGAGGTTATGGCCTTGCTCGGTGAAAACGGCGCCGGAAAATCAACGCTGATGAAAATTCTGTCGGGAGTGTACGCGCGCGATTCCGGAACGGTACGGATCTTCGGTGAAAATCTGGAACACATCACGCCGGTCGTCGCGCGCAGGCACGGCGTGGCGATCATCCATCAGGAGCTGCAGATGTGCCAGCATCTGAGCGTTGCCGAAAACATGTTTTTGGGCCGCGAATATTGCCGTAAAGGCGGACTGCTCGACGAAGCGGCGATGCGCGCGGAGGCGGCGCGCGTGCTGAAATCACTGTGCATCGACATAGATCCCGATACGAAAGTCGGTGATTTGGCGGTATCGAAGCAGCAGATGGTCGAAATTGCCAAAGCGCTGTCCGCTCGTGCGCGGATTCTCATTATGGACGAACCGACGAGCGCGCTGACGAGTAAGGAAATCGACGAACTGTTTTCAATCATTCGCACGCTGAAAGAAAACGGCGTCGGCATCGTGTATATTTCTCATCGGCTTGAAGAATTGCAGCACATCGTGGATCGCGTAACGGTCATGCGCGACGGCAAATACATAATGTCGGGAAATTGGCAGGACACGACGCTCGACCGGATAATTACGGATATGGTGGGCCGTGAAATAAAAGAAAAATTTCCGCGGATTTCCTGTACGCCGGGAAAAACGATTTTGAGCGTTACGAACTTGAGCGCGGGCTCTCTCGTATCGGGAGTGAATCTGAGCGTCCGCGAAGGTGAAATTTTGGGCATCGCGGGACTTATGGGAGCGGGGCGTACGGAACTGACGCGCGCGATCTTCGGCGTAGACGGCAAAACGAGTGGTGAAATCGTGCTCGACGGCAAACCCGTTACGATACGCACGCCCGCCGACGCTATCCGCTGCGGCATCGTTTTAGCTCCGGAAGACCGTAAAAAAGACGGCCTGTGCACGAAACTGGCGGTACGTGAAAACATATCGCTTCCGAACCTCGACCTGCTGTGCAATCCGTTCGGAATCGTAAACCGCAAAAAGGAACGGGAACTTACGGAACGGGCGGTTTTGAACTTTAAGATAAAACTGCCCCATGCCGAAGTGGCGGCGGCGTCGCTGTCCGGCGGAAACCAACAGAAAGTGGTCGTCGCGAAATGGCTGTCCCGAAAAAGCCGCGTCGTGTTCTTCGACGAGCCGACCAGGGGAATAGACGTCGCGGCGAAAGTCGAAATCTATCAGCTGATGAATCGGCTCAAAGCGCAGGGAATCGGCGTCGTGTTCGTGTCATCCGAACTGCCCGAAATTTTGGGAATGGCGGATCGGATCGCCGTCATGTGCGGCGGAAAAATTTCGGGCGAATTGTCCGGAAGCGAAGCGACGCAGAAAAATATTATGGTTTTGGCAACCAAATTCGAGAAAAAGGCAGGGTAA
- a CDS encoding sensor histidine kinase has product MKRKPLYLIRILCVLLAAACAAAAGALAFRHVESGLLTGSLISVCLAVAIAAFACFRAFAETERYVRLYLEGNGTESVRRIRLHYSAATEKLLAAQLESSDEAFQQEENRRRAQYLALQNQINPHFLYNTLEAIRSEAVVAGLSTVADMSETLANFFRYTVSTMSETVTLADELKNVRDYFTIQRFRFGDRIRLHVLIPQDSPLQFYRLPKLILQPIVENAIIHGLEDRVRGGEITIDARSTPRNLILTVEDNGKGIAHDKLIEMNRQLGMQFSSAERTGKQRGIAVFNVNERLRLLYGMHCGLTYCSMPRIGTTVEIVLPPAPESCR; this is encoded by the coding sequence GTGAAACGGAAGCCGTTGTATCTGATCCGGATATTGTGTGTCCTGCTTGCCGCAGCGTGCGCGGCGGCGGCAGGAGCGTTGGCGTTCCGACACGTTGAAAGCGGCCTCCTGACCGGTTCTCTTATCAGCGTGTGCCTGGCCGTGGCGATTGCGGCGTTCGCGTGCTTTCGCGCTTTCGCCGAAACGGAACGGTACGTGCGGCTGTATCTTGAGGGAAACGGAACGGAATCGGTGCGGCGTATCCGGCTGCATTATTCGGCCGCAACGGAAAAACTGCTGGCAGCGCAGCTGGAATCGTCTGACGAAGCTTTTCAGCAGGAAGAAAACCGGCGCAGGGCACAGTATCTGGCGCTCCAGAATCAGATAAATCCCCATTTTTTATACAACACGCTGGAAGCCATCCGATCGGAGGCCGTCGTCGCGGGGCTGTCCACCGTTGCCGACATGTCGGAAACGCTGGCGAACTTTTTCCGTTACACGGTGAGCACTATGTCCGAAACGGTAACGCTCGCCGACGAACTGAAAAACGTACGGGATTATTTCACCATACAGCGATTCCGCTTCGGCGACCGTATCCGGCTGCACGTTCTCATTCCGCAGGACAGTCCGCTGCAGTTTTACCGGCTGCCGAAGCTGATTTTGCAGCCCATCGTGGAAAACGCCATCATTCACGGATTGGAAGACCGCGTGCGCGGCGGGGAAATCACGATCGACGCGCGCAGCACGCCGCGTAATCTGATTCTGACGGTGGAAGACAACGGCAAAGGAATCGCGCACGATAAGCTGATAGAAATGAACCGGCAGCTGGGAATGCAGTTTTCGTCGGCGGAACGTACGGGAAAACAGCGCGGAATCGCCGTCTTTAACGTAAACGAGCGGCTGCGGCTGCTGTACGGAATGCATTGCGGACTGACGTATTGCAGTATGCCCCGAATCGGAACGACCGTTGAAATCGTCCTTCCTCCCGCGCCGGAGTCCTGCCGGTGA
- a CDS encoding ABC transporter permease produces MKYENPFRRMAAIRGMGQVLTVAAGLVVLCAVFGILNPTFFSSRNMNNLLRQIAPILLIGIGQSYVLITGNIDLSIGSVVGMSTMISATLMTHGVDPWIAVAVTFVCCILVGLANGLLVAGCKLPPFIATLGTMTIARGIAQIANGNYNTDSIGPAAEGFRNFFYYGKVFGIFSTVWIAAVLWLLFNFLLARTRSGRHVYAIGSNPEAAKLSGISILSTTVKVYAVSAVCACVVGLTQCASAGMGAMDAGNSYELYAVAASVIGGVSTLGGQGILLGTVIGAAIWGVLQNGLQFAGAPVAIRNIVIGVIVVVSVLLDVIVRGGKRIKRGKFKDA; encoded by the coding sequence ATGAAATACGAAAATCCTTTCAGACGTATGGCGGCGATACGCGGTATGGGACAAGTGCTTACCGTGGCCGCGGGACTGGTCGTTCTGTGCGCCGTGTTCGGAATTCTGAATCCGACGTTTTTTTCGAGCCGGAACATGAACAATCTGCTGCGTCAGATTGCGCCGATACTGCTCATCGGTATCGGGCAAAGTTACGTTCTGATTACGGGCAATATCGATTTGTCCATCGGCTCGGTCGTGGGCATGTCCACGATGATAAGCGCGACGCTGATGACTCACGGCGTCGATCCCTGGATTGCCGTCGCCGTTACCTTCGTGTGCTGCATCTTGGTCGGACTCGCCAACGGCTTGCTCGTCGCCGGCTGTAAACTGCCGCCGTTTATCGCGACGCTCGGTACCATGACGATCGCCCGCGGCATAGCGCAGATAGCGAACGGAAACTACAATACCGACAGCATCGGACCCGCCGCCGAAGGTTTCAGGAATTTCTTTTATTACGGCAAAGTGTTCGGCATATTTTCAACGGTGTGGATTGCGGCGGTGCTTTGGCTGCTGTTCAATTTTCTGCTTGCGCGGACCCGTTCCGGGCGGCACGTATACGCGATCGGTTCAAATCCCGAAGCCGCCAAATTGTCCGGCATCAGCATTCTGTCGACGACGGTCAAAGTATACGCGGTGTCCGCCGTCTGCGCGTGCGTCGTGGGGCTGACTCAATGCGCGTCGGCGGGAATGGGTGCGATGGACGCGGGAAACAGCTACGAATTGTACGCCGTCGCCGCGTCGGTTATCGGCGGCGTTTCGACACTCGGCGGGCAGGGAATCCTTTTGGGCACCGTCATCGGAGCGGCTATTTGGGGCGTGCTGCAAAACGGATTGCAGTTTGCCGGCGCGCCGGTCGCTATCAGAAATATCGTCATCGGAGTCATCGTCGTCGTGTCGGTGCTGCTGGACGTGATCGTGCGTGGCGGCAAGCGGATTAAACGCGGAAAGTTCAAAGACGCGTAA
- a CDS encoding response regulator transcription factor, which translates to MDDVKTRLVILDDENHIIRLLQALIPWRELEISYEGCAGNGADGKALILEKKPDIVITDIKMPGTDGLSLIADVHETLPETDFIIVSGFSQFDYARKAIVYNVENYLLKPVNKDELRATLEKLIRKRRVREGEIRTIRQSAERKRCTLFGTLLTDAQRREPLSACPEFEAVGDAARLCLVKTDCTGTAIAAELYHLLQDKTTQILKTHHADLAVYFERDVTCFLLASESERDGAVREQLAPILFDLQKITEVFPQLRFTLFFGGRLRQPLCDEYRLLLRQLPLRRKEGAPRILAAETVPERSIPAGVFDCWNRDCEKMLDSLDPAVADSLLLPFVRTAAELPEPEAETALLTAGRRLAVKAEERQPERQFWFERTFVPALQLAGTAAELYDRFCAEIKKLIAEMGAKREQDTVRPVRLADAYMQRHYMDYDISLERVAETVSLTPAYFSMLYKKETGTGFLEALTAVRIKMAKLMLQDSSETVAKIAAAVGYTDIKYFSRIFKKTTGITPNEFRQFYR; encoded by the coding sequence ATGGACGATGTAAAAACACGGTTGGTGATTCTTGACGATGAAAATCATATCATCCGTCTTTTGCAGGCGCTGATTCCGTGGCGCGAACTTGAAATCAGTTACGAAGGCTGCGCCGGAAACGGTGCGGACGGAAAAGCGCTCATACTGGAAAAAAAACCGGATATCGTCATTACCGATATAAAAATGCCCGGAACTGACGGGTTGTCGCTGATTGCCGACGTGCACGAAACGCTGCCGGAAACCGATTTTATCATCGTGAGCGGCTTCAGTCAGTTCGATTACGCGCGCAAAGCGATCGTTTACAACGTCGAAAATTACCTGCTGAAACCCGTCAACAAAGACGAACTGCGCGCGACCCTTGAAAAACTCATCCGCAAAAGACGCGTCCGCGAAGGGGAAATACGGACGATACGGCAAAGCGCCGAACGGAAACGCTGCACGCTGTTCGGTACGCTGCTGACGGACGCGCAGCGCCGGGAACCGCTTTCCGCTTGTCCCGAATTCGAGGCCGTCGGAGACGCGGCGCGCCTGTGCCTTGTCAAGACGGATTGTACGGGAACGGCGATCGCGGCGGAACTGTACCATTTGCTGCAGGATAAAACGACGCAGATTCTCAAAACGCATCACGCCGATCTCGCCGTATATTTCGAGCGGGACGTAACCTGTTTTCTACTCGCGTCCGAATCGGAGCGCGACGGCGCGGTTCGGGAACAGCTCGCGCCGATTCTGTTCGATTTGCAGAAAATAACGGAAGTGTTTCCCCAGCTGCGCTTTACGCTTTTTTTCGGCGGCCGGCTGCGGCAGCCGCTGTGCGACGAATACCGGCTGTTGCTGAGACAGCTGCCGCTGCGCAGAAAAGAAGGTGCGCCGCGGATACTCGCCGCCGAAACCGTTCCGGAGCGAAGTATTCCCGCCGGAGTTTTCGACTGCTGGAACCGAGACTGTGAAAAGATGCTCGACAGTCTTGATCCGGCCGTCGCCGATTCGCTGCTGCTGCCGTTCGTACGGACGGCGGCGGAACTTCCGGAACCGGAAGCGGAAACCGCGCTGCTGACCGCGGGGCGCCGGTTGGCGGTAAAGGCGGAAGAACGGCAGCCGGAGCGGCAGTTCTGGTTTGAGCGGACGTTCGTTCCCGCGCTGCAGCTTGCCGGGACGGCGGCTGAATTATACGACCGGTTCTGTGCCGAAATAAAAAAACTGATTGCCGAAATGGGTGCCAAGCGGGAACAGGACACCGTCCGTCCCGTTCGGCTCGCCGACGCGTACATGCAGCGGCACTATATGGATTACGATATTTCACTCGAGCGGGTGGCCGAAACCGTTTCGCTGACGCCCGCTTATTTTTCCATGCTGTACAAAAAGGAGACGGGCACCGGTTTTCTTGAAGCGCTGACCGCGGTCAGGATAAAAATGGCGAAGCTGATGCTTCAGGACAGCTCTGAAACGGTTGCAAAAATAGCGGCGGCCGTCGGCTATACGGACATAAAATATTTCAGCCGTATTTTCAAAAAAACGACGGGAATCACGCCGAATGAATTCAGACAATTCTACCGCTGA
- a CDS encoding monosaccharide-transporting ATPase, producing MKREILSLRHVCLSRDGEEQLSEVTFSLYEGDVLGLISLDNQGLDALVELVLHNRRLDRGHLFFAEKEVSSYLGCTAKENKAAVVESVSHLIPALNLADMFFFAKKKGPLLVHRAKLNRQIRMIFEPYGMKLTGAEYPDQLSALDRCRVEIIKAKTFGCKVIVVREPSSFLSAGELACLHLLIRKLAAEDGIACMYLCNHHREVMSVCSRLAVMYAGTVVLNKASAAVTERMMSVVSEDFIKSITGLPRPAAPAAEPLATIRGKNGFALTVFKGECLVLLDLDNKTIPRIADALFARTPFAARRPEYRVFIDGTEAYRNPLLWSFIPAEPAGRTLFYDLSYIDNLTLKNSSRKLPHFWLFKRYRAHVCGEYRRIVGDVAESGNLYQLGQRELYELIYLRAGLERPKVLFIVQPFIGMGMYQRIRILEYISQLRRAGITVVILAVSLSDSLQAASRLILLQDGRIEKELPPERFDQAASYGLVVR from the coding sequence GTGAAGCGCGAAATACTGTCGCTGCGGCACGTCTGTCTGTCACGGGACGGCGAAGAACAGTTAAGTGAAGTAACGTTTTCACTTTACGAAGGCGACGTACTCGGACTCATTTCTCTGGATAATCAGGGACTGGACGCGTTGGTCGAACTCGTTCTGCATAACCGGCGGCTTGACCGCGGCCATCTGTTCTTTGCGGAAAAGGAAGTTTCAAGTTATCTGGGCTGTACGGCAAAAGAAAACAAAGCGGCCGTCGTCGAATCCGTCAGCCATCTCATCCCCGCGCTGAACCTTGCGGATATGTTTTTTTTCGCAAAGAAAAAAGGACCGCTTTTGGTTCACCGCGCGAAGCTGAACCGGCAGATCCGCATGATTTTTGAACCGTACGGAATGAAACTGACCGGCGCTGAATATCCCGATCAGCTTTCCGCGCTCGACCGCTGCCGGGTCGAAATCATAAAAGCAAAGACGTTCGGCTGCAAAGTGATCGTCGTGCGCGAACCGTCTTCGTTTTTGAGCGCCGGAGAACTTGCCTGCCTGCATCTGCTGATACGGAAACTCGCCGCGGAAGACGGAATCGCCTGCATGTATCTGTGCAATCATCACCGGGAAGTCATGTCCGTATGTTCCCGGCTCGCCGTCATGTACGCCGGCACGGTCGTGCTCAACAAAGCGTCGGCGGCCGTGACGGAACGCATGATGAGCGTCGTCAGTGAAGATTTTATCAAGTCGATCACCGGTTTGCCCCGGCCGGCCGCGCCGGCGGCGGAGCCGCTGGCGACGATACGCGGCAAAAACGGTTTCGCACTGACAGTCTTTAAAGGCGAATGTCTGGTGCTGCTCGATCTGGATAATAAAACGATACCGCGGATCGCCGACGCGCTGTTCGCCCGGACACCGTTTGCGGCGCGCCGGCCGGAGTACCGCGTTTTTATCGACGGTACGGAGGCGTACCGTAATCCGCTGCTGTGGTCGTTCATTCCGGCAGAACCGGCGGGACGAACGCTTTTTTACGACTTGAGCTATATCGATAATCTGACGCTTAAAAATTCCAGCCGCAAACTGCCGCATTTTTGGCTTTTCAAACGGTACCGCGCGCACGTGTGCGGCGAGTACCGGCGGATCGTCGGCGACGTCGCGGAGAGCGGCAATTTATATCAGCTCGGTCAGCGCGAACTGTACGAACTGATATATCTGCGCGCCGGGCTCGAACGGCCGAAGGTTCTGTTCATCGTGCAGCCGTTTATCGGTATGGGCATGTATCAGCGCATCCGAATCTTGGAATACATTTCGCAGCTGCGCCGCGCAGGCATCACCGTCGTCATTCTCGCCGTTTCTCTGTCCGATTCGCTGCAGGCGGCGTCGCGGCTGATTCTCCTGCAGGACGGCCGGATAGAAAAGGAACTGCCGCCGGAACGTTTCGATCAGGCGGCTTCCTACGGCTTGGTCGTCCGCTAG